The Mycoplasmoides genitalium G37 genomic sequence TATCCTCACTTAATTAAGTGAATATATTAATATTTATTGGTCTTTGTCAAAAAATAAGATGAAAAAGGCAATCCACTTTCAGAGTCAACCAGTTGTTTTTAACTGTGCTTCATGCAATAGCAACTTTACCATTGACTCCACTGCCAAACAAAAGGATCTTGCCATTGACATTTGTGGAAAATGTCATCCTTTTTACATAGGGCAATTAACCAAACAAACCGTGCATGGACGGGCTGAAAAACTTTCTCAAAAGTTCAACGCTGGAAAGGCTTTTTTAGAAAATAAAACTAAAAAGAGTAACCAAGCTAAAGTTGAAAAACAAACTAGGCACCGTTCTATTAACGAGCTTTAGTGGATTTTGACAAACAACTCTTTTTCAATGTTGAAAAGATTGTTGAACTTACTGAACAACTTGAAAAAGATCTCAATAAACCTAACCTTAGCTTTGAGCAGATTAAAGTTATTAACAAAGAGTTAAAACATAAACAACCTTTAATAGTTAAATTCAAGGAGTTGCAAAAGCTGGTTGAAAATGCTAATGAAGCTGAACAAATTCTTAACAATTCCAGCTTAAAAGAATTGCATGAAGAAGCTAAAAAAGAACTTGAAAAAATCAAAGCTAGTTTACCTAGTTTAGAAGAGGAAATTAAGTTCCTTTTACTACCGGTAGATGAAAATAACCAAAAGAATGTTATTGTAGAGATCCGTCCAGCTGCTGGTGGGGATGAATCTTGCATCTTCTTAAGTGATCTTTTTAATATGTACAAAAACTATTGTACTAGTAAAAATTGAACGGTTGAACTTAATGAAATTATCCCTGCAAGTGTGGGGATTAACTTTGTTTCTTTTGCGGTAAATGGTACTGATGTTTTTGCTAAACTCAAGTTTGAATCAGGAGTACATAGGGTGCAACGTGTTCCTTTAACAGAAGCTAAAGGTAGAGTGCATACCTCAACAGTTACTGTTGCTGTTTTACCTCAATTAGAAGAGGTAGAGATCACCATTAATCCTAGTGATTTGAGAATCGATACTTACCGTGCTTCAGGAGCGGGTGGACAACATGTTAACAGAACTGAAAGTGCAGTTAGAATTACCCATCTACCTACGGGAATTGTTGTGGCTTGCCAAGAGGGTAAATCCCAGTTTTCTAACCGTGATAAAGCAATGAAAATGCTACGTGCTAAGTTATGGGAAAATGCTCAAAATAAACAACTCTCAACCCAAGCGGATTTAAGAAAAAGTCAAGTTGGTAGTGGAGAGAGAGCTGAAAAAATTCGTACCTACAACTATCCTCAAAACAGAATTACAGACCACAGGATTAAATTAACTATTAATAAGCTTAATACTGTTATTTTGGGAGATCTTGATGAGATCATTGAAGCTTTACAAGCTGATGAAAAGAAACAACAGTTGGAAAAGTTTATTAGTTAGATGACTCTGTATGAGTTTTTTTTAAATCAAAAGTTAGTTTACCAATCCAGTCCCCATTTTAACGGGGTATTTTTAACAATATTGGAACACTATGGTTTTCAATTTAAAACAATTGATAAACTCTGAAAAAGTAAGCTTCTAATTACTAGTGAGTTAACTGATAAAATCAAACAACAATTAAAGTGTTATTTTATTGAAAAGATCCCTTTGCCCTATTTGTTGGGAACAATTCAACTAAGGAAGCTTACTTTTAAAACTAAGAAAGGAGTTTTTATTCCTCGAATTGATAGCTTAGCACTAATTGCAAGTGTTAACTTAAAAAAAATAAAAACTGCACTTGACCTTTGTTGTGGTTCAGGTACTTTAGCCATTGCTTTAAAAAAGAAGTGTGATACACTTGATGTTTATGGTAGTGATATTGATATCCAAGCATTAAAACTAGCGCAACAAAATGCATTAATTAATAACGTTAGTATTAATTGAATTGAAGCAGATTGATTTGATTGTTTTAACAAGATAAAAACTCCGATTGATTTAATTGTTACAAACCCACCTTATCTGAAAAAAACACAACTAAATAAAACATTAAATTATGAGCCTAAGCACAGCTTGGTTTTTCAAAATAAAAATAGTTATTTTGCATACAAGCAGTTGTTTAATCTATTACTAACAAAACGATCAATTAAACAGTTAATTTTTGAATGTTCTTTATTTCAAAAAGAAAGGCTATTAAATTTGTTTTCAATCTTTAAATCAAGGCCGATTTTTAACTTTCAAAAACAGTTTATTGGTATGAAAGTTGATAATCAAAAACTCCCAGTAGTTGATATTAAAAATACCAAAACTATTAAGCAACTTTTAAAAATGGGGCTAGCAGGAATTGTAAATACTGATACACAAATGGGATTAATTAGTTATTCAGAGTCTACTCTTGACAAAATTAAACAACGTGCACTTAACAAACATTATGTATCAATGTTTGGGTTAGAAGAATTAAAGAAGTTACCAAAAAAACTACAACAAATTGCTAGTTACTTTTGACCAGGTAGTTATACCTTTATTAAAAATAACAAGAGCTACAGGGTTCCTAAAAACTTGGGCTTATTAAACCTTTTTAATGCAATTGGTAGGGTTTTTTGTACTAGTGCTAATATCAGTAATCAAAAACCATACACCAAATTAAGTGATTATCAAAACGATAGTTACTGAATAAAGCAACCTTGTTTTATTATTAGAAGCACTTCTAAAGTGCAATCAAATAACACACCTTCACTTGTCTATAATTTAGATACAAAACAGTTGGTTCGCACCACAGCTAAACAAACAAAACAGTTTCATAAATTAATAACTAAACACCAGTTAGCTATCTAATACACAAACCAAAATGAAACCAAAGATAATAACAAGCTTTTCAATATAAAAATGCTTAATTCAGTTTTATTTTTGAAATAAAACTATTTTTTTTAATTAGTATATAGCATCAACTACTAAAACATAAGGGATGAAGCTCAAAGGTTTTTTAGCTGTTGGTGTTAGTGTTTTTGGTTTTTCTGGTTTACTGATGGCTTGTAGTGTTGTAAGTCAGTTTGATCAAGTGGATGATGGCAAAATTAAGCTAGCATCTTCATTAACTTCGAAACGCGCAGCGGAAGCTTTAGAGACAGTAGTTAAAAAATATAACGATACTAAAGATCCTGGTGATTATCCAATTGAAATAGTACAAATTGCTGGGGGTTATGATGGGGGTAAAAAGGATGTTCAAACCAAGGTTAGTACCAAAGATAAAAATAACTTTTATAACCTGATTTTAAACTATCCAGAAATAGTAAGTACCTTATCAAGGTCTAAAATGGCTTTGAATTTTGATGGGGTTAATGTTGATAAACTCCATCCTAACTTTTTAAGCTTTAACAGCAGAATAGGTGGAATTAGAGATGATGGAATCTATGCTATTCCAATATCTATGTCCACTGATCTGATGGTCATTAATGGCCCTGTTTTACACTATATTCTAAACAGTGCTAGAAAAGAAGGTACACCAACTAGCACTACTGTTCAAGCAACTGTCAGTTCAAGAAGTGCAGAAAAAAAAGGTACATTAGAAATTGCAAATGATAGTGAAACTACTAAACTTTGACAGAACATCCAAACCACTGCTCAAAACAACAGTAATGAAACAACTAAGGAGCAAAAACAAGTAAAAAGATCTAGTAGTTCTTCATCTACAACATCTACTACTGGTGAAACTAAAGATACTACAAAATCAGATAACAAGATTAAAGAGTTTTGGGGTGAATATCAAGAAGTGGATGGAGGGTTAAAGAATTTTACCTTTAAAGCAAGCATCTTTGAAAACTGAAATGAAACGTTAGATTTTGCTACTAGAATAGCAAACTCTTTTCCTGAAAAGGTTAAAAATATAACAAATAAAACTGGGCTTGATTTACAAGGTGTTTTAGGAGTTGATAGTAGTTCTAATGCACTTTATGCAGCAGTTTTTGCAGCTGGTCAAGCTAACTATGATAACTTCTTTTTTAACATCGATAAAAGAACTGGTTATGCAGATTACTCTAACTTTTTAAATAAAGATAGTTCATACCAAAATTTAGAGAGTGTTTACAATGACTTTTATAAATTAATCCAAGCTAATGGTTTGTTTGTTAACCGTGGTGGTTCCTATTCATCCAACTTTGAAAAATTTCACCAATTGGCATTCTCAGTATCTTCTTCTGGAGGATACAGTTATTACTTTGCTAAAGATAATGCTAAGCGCTTAAAGTTTAGTAATTATGCTATTGAATATCCTAGTTTTACCCAAACAATTCAAGCTCCTAATTCTTCAGAAACAGAAAGTAATTTACTTGGTACTTTTAAATTAAGTGAAAAAGATATCAATCTATATAAAGGTTCAATTCCTAGTGGAAAACAACAAGGAGTTGATGCTATCTTAATTAGTAACCCAAACTTAATTAATATTCTTGAACAAGCAAAACAAAAAAACACTGCACAAGGAAGTGAATCAACCACTAACAAGATAATAGGTTATACCACCACTGCAAATGTTAATGTTGATAATCAAAACATCTTTTCTGTTAGCAAACTTAACAACGAACAGTTTCAAAGAAAAATCATTGTTAATGCCACTGAAGAAACACTTGATCAATCCCAAACCTTACAGAGCAATGAATCAATTGTTTTACCAATGCCTGGTAAATACAAATCAACTGATAAAAATAAAGTAATGATCACCCAAGGTCCTAACTTAATAGGCATCCATGCAAATGAAAAAGAAAATATTGAAACTAAAAAATTTGTTAATTGGTTTTTAAATCAAAGTATTACAGATTGGAATAGTAATAATCAGCAAAAAAATAGTGATCAAACAACAAAAACTGCTGCTGAATATTTCACTGATCAAGCTTCTTACATCCTTCCTTTAAAGGAAAAATTTAACAAAAGTTCAGATTTAGAATTGAAAGGCAGTAGTAGTTCTTCTAATTTAACAACCAGTAGTGCTAGCGCCTCTTTGTTAATAAGTAATAATAGTTCAACTGCAAGTTCTCCTGCTCCTAAAAAAACAAACAATAATTCTAATACCTTTACAGCTAAAGCACTAGAATTATTCCAACAAGCTGCTAACAATGAAATTATTCCCTTTAGTGATCCAAGTGACTTTAGGAACGGCACATTCCGTAATAATATAAGCAGTAGTTTTAATGCTGCGGTGAATTCTAAGGTTAGTTTTAATCAATTTGTCCAAAACTTTATTAATAGTTTAGGATCTGGATTTAGAAGATAATTAGTTAACCTCCCCCAACCTCTATTTTCTGTTACTAGTGCCTAAGGTGGCATTAGAGTATCACAACCTGAATAACCAAGTAGTCAAAGAGAGTTTGGAAGTGGAAGCAACT encodes the following:
- the rpmE gene encoding 50S ribosomal protein L31 yields the protein MKKAIHFQSQPVVFNCASCNSNFTIDSTAKQKDLAIDICGKCHPFYIGQLTKQTVHGRAEKLSQKFNAGKAFLENKTKKSNQAKVEKQTRHRSINEL
- the prfA gene encoding peptide chain release factor 1 yields the protein MDFDKQLFFNVEKIVELTEQLEKDLNKPNLSFEQIKVINKELKHKQPLIVKFKELQKLVENANEAEQILNNSSLKELHEEAKKELEKIKASLPSLEEEIKFLLLPVDENNQKNVIVEIRPAAGGDESCIFLSDLFNMYKNYCTSKNWTVELNEIIPASVGINFVSFAVNGTDVFAKLKFESGVHRVQRVPLTEAKGRVHTSTVTVAVLPQLEEVEITINPSDLRIDTYRASGAGGQHVNRTESAVRITHLPTGIVVACQEGKSQFSNRDKAMKMLRAKLWENAQNKQLSTQADLRKSQVGSGERAEKIRTYNYPQNRITDHRIKLTINKLNTVILGDLDEIIEALQADEKKQQLEKFIS
- a CDS encoding methyltransferase, producing MTLYEFFLNQKLVYQSSPHFNGVFLTILEHYGFQFKTIDKLWKSKLLITSELTDKIKQQLKCYFIEKIPLPYLLGTIQLRKLTFKTKKGVFIPRIDSLALIASVNLKKIKTALDLCCGSGTLAIALKKKCDTLDVYGSDIDIQALKLAQQNALINNVSINWIEADWFDCFNKIKTPIDLIVTNPPYLKKTQLNKTLNYEPKHSLVFQNKNSYFAYKQLFNLLLTKRSIKQLIFECSLFQKERLLNLFSIFKSRPIFNFQKQFIGMKVDNQKLPVVDIKNTKTIKQLLKMGLAGIVNTDTQMGLISYSESTLDKIKQRALNKHYVSMFGLEELKKLPKKLQQIASYFWPGSYTFIKNNKSYRVPKNLGLLNLFNAIGRVFCTSANISNQKPYTKLSDYQNDSYWIKQPCFIIRSTSKVQSNNTPSLVYNLDTKQLVRTTAKQTKQFHKLITKHQLAI
- a CDS encoding P68 family surface lipoprotein, producing MKLKGFLAVGVSVFGFSGLLMACSVVSQFDQVDDGKIKLASSLTSKRAAEALETVVKKYNDTKDPGDYPIEIVQIAGGYDGGKKDVQTKVSTKDKNNFYNLILNYPEIVSTLSRSKMALNFDGVNVDKLHPNFLSFNSRIGGIRDDGIYAIPISMSTDLMVINGPVLHYILNSARKEGTPTSTTVQATVSSRSAEKKGTLEIANDSETTKLWQNIQTTAQNNSNETTKEQKQVKRSSSSSSTTSTTGETKDTTKSDNKIKEFWGEYQEVDGGLKNFTFKASIFENWNETLDFATRIANSFPEKVKNITNKTGLDLQGVLGVDSSSNALYAAVFAAGQANYDNFFFNIDKRTGYADYSNFLNKDSSYQNLESVYNDFYKLIQANGLFVNRGGSYSSNFEKFHQLAFSVSSSGGYSYYFAKDNAKRLKFSNYAIEYPSFTQTIQAPNSSETESNLLGTFKLSEKDINLYKGSIPSGKQQGVDAILISNPNLINILEQAKQKNTAQGSESTTNKIIGYTTTANVNVDNQNIFSVSKLNNEQFQRKIIVNATEETLDQSQTLQSNESIVLPMPGKYKSTDKNKVMITQGPNLIGIHANEKENIETKKFVNWFLNQSITDWNSNNQQKNSDQTTKTAAEYFTDQASYILPLKEKFNKSSDLELKGSSSSSNLTTSSASASLLISNNSSTASSPAPKKTNNNSNTFTAKALELFQQAANNEIIPFSDPSDFRNGTFRNNISSSFNAAVNSKVSFNQFVQNFINSLGSGFRR